The Chiloscyllium punctatum isolate Juve2018m chromosome 2, sChiPun1.3, whole genome shotgun sequence genome has a window encoding:
- the map1b gene encoding microtubule-associated protein 1B, whose amino-acid sequence MATIEEDPEASCSKLSPSPSNTSLTHRFLDNKFYLLVVIGEIVTEDHLRCAISDIERGIRSWDTDLIACNLDQELKLFVSRHSARFSADVRGQKILHHRSDVLETVVLINPSDEAVSTEVRLLITDAARHKLLVLTGQCCENTGELILQSGSFSFQNFIEIFTDQEIGELLSTTHPANKASLTLFCLEEGDWKNTNLEKHNLQDFINIKLNSVSILPEMEGLSEFTEYLSESVEVPSSFDVLEPPASGGFLKLSKPCCYIFPGGRGDSALFAVNGFNMLINGGSDRKSCFWKLIRHLDRVDSILLTHNGADNLPGVNSLLQRKIAELEEEQSQGSTANSDWLKNLISPELGVVFLNVPENMTNLQPNFRVRRNTEETFLTLQYLNKLSIKPEPLYRTVGNVIDPVILFQKMGVGRLEMYILNPVKGSKELQFFMQHWSSNNKAKTGLVLPNGKEAEISFPYLTSISSLIVWHPANPTEKIVRALFPGNAPQYNILDGLEKLKDLDFLKHPVVTQKELSIGLAVPNVKQTKMKQRSDSKESLKSNSKPPAAKGVKKEETPEVAKPTAVSQQEAVKEKLQKVEKKEKPPVKKEKTRTESQSKAEEKETKAKEDTAKQELEEKTVRDDKLKAENKPKPVREKIVKKEVKAKKPEDKKKEEKEVKKESVKSEAKEDKAVTKKEKVIKKEEKPKKEEIKKEEIKKEAKKDIKKEVKKKETPVKEVKKEEKKEVKRNDKDVKKDLKKPAKETKKPIPATETKKVPTKPKVERKTEPIKKEDSTPSKPKEKGKPKPSKKETKMETVAVAGAAAAAAAAVTAVTASELEIERSRMSSPEDLTKDFEELNEEEKREMQGPVAPSENAINNEVQEATLVKKTGFIIHGDSLETDESPDEGITTTEVEGEFEQSPQEYIETRNKVTLEKFEDEGAAFEESSEPGDYEEKAETEDVEELTEDIVEKMLPGKTEHTLTGTKVETDDIEAEELIETEEPVEDDEIEKEETEESEAGDDHREREGFPEKAEEEAEEEEKRVDLSKEAKIYAQKDLSMAETTEIRKIKAPSPDAALDKISALHSSIIDQTMLIRNETMPTDFESEITVSDEETHEEPPEEFTATSGFTQSTIEISSEPTPMDDMSTPRDIMSDETNNEETESPTQEFESMTKLETAVFCQGHEGAKLSPVPDTYNGLSIETSKTEVTQGDDYPASASTISPSSSLEEDKCFKCPSPGIYIPKSDEFEKQKVLENEKQANQIKDLEAKLSPARSPVGSSPQSRSPLSDQNVNFDLTPSDIKASTDLTTSDHETPDDHCASPEEKTLEMASPTQSGSPSAGHTPFYQSPIDEKDSKVATELTGKLPAPIIIETDDMKADETSPRYSPMDEPVPDSESPVEKVLSPLRSPPMLGSSSPVDSSPNDGEEFPVQFLEGAMELSSDKLKLLSSPHLYPFNDFSSSSVAPEKQRAADFELLTPKDSFSQECKAEENATATFPSLGPFETQKTAAELSPTLVDLSQIGSVKEDSKMSISEGTTSDKSATPVDEVVAEDTYSHIEGVASASTASLATSSFPEPTADDVSPSLHAEVGSPHSTEVDESLSVSVVQTPTTFQEAEVSPSKEDCPRPMSISPPEVSPKTAKSRTPVQEVRSPEHSTMSVEFSQESPEQSLALDFSRQSPEQPAFNTSFQHISENGPTEVDYSPSDVHEPGFLQHAHPTLDRSFYGQELDHLQFGSTPPTEASPSSSSARTPQTSSPLQEEYGVCTSALSGKPVNIEVPMVSERVSSAQSPQGTSPLQDQEELQMFDLSQPLALAKEVSHLHMSDSSGPGPLQEKSPVGSSMISPSEQVSAVYASHSLPEPALCQSKIPIMQSDMGEIETFSSKQEKAKDGYELEDDHFASRSVHPAEVQPAVETCFKTPTSFRLNMADLSPSFINPSPLEFFEQDDIAEDLERPLTQSGGGQPPSGGKQQVRQCDDTPGTSVSESAPSQTDSDFPPGTEECPSITADAALDSEDESETLPTDRTLVHRQIDPPPVPLMDPSPPPPHPDVCMVDPEALPTDQSLAKADKPLKKEVKERTKTKKQATKTKSSSPSRKADSKPKHSSAPSRTNPLVSAKESADKAAKTASPKKKDSVEKGAKPNTNPETKNTRGDDKEAKNATNTTNLKSAHTTKNPASSSSKAAGMLSVPPGPPVYLDLVYIPNHCSAKTVDAEFFKRVRSSYYVVSGNDHAVDEPSRAVLDALLEGKSQWGSNMQVTLIPTHDSEVMREWYQQTHEKQQDLNIMVLASSSTVVMQDESFPACKIEL is encoded by the exons GTACGTCTCTTGATCACTGATGCTGCTCGACACAAGCTGCTGGTGCTAACTGGACAGTGCTGTGAAAACACTGGGGAACTAATTCTGCAATCCGGTTCATTCTCCTTTCAGAACTTCATTGAAATTTTCACCGATCAGGAG ATTGGAGAACTACTGAGCACCACACATCCAGCCAATAAAGCCAGCCTCACATTATTCTGTCTTGAGGAAGGTGATTGGAAAAATACAAACCTGGAAAAACATAACCTACAGGACTTCATCAATATAAAACTAAACTCGGTCTCTATTCTACCAGAGATGGAAGGACTTTCAGAATTCACTGAATATCTCTCCGAATCGGTTGAGGTACCATCATCCTTTGATGTGTTGGAGCCCCCAGCATCAGGAGGCTTCTTGAAACTGTCAAAACCTTGCTGCTACATTTTCCCCGGTGGGAGAGGGGACTCTGCTTTGTTTGCCGTGAATGGGTTTAATATGCTTATCAACGGAGGCTCCGATCGCAAGTCATGCTTCTGGAAATTGATTCGACATTTAGACAGAGTCGACTCAATCTTGCTCACCCATAACGGAGCTGATAATCTCCCTGGAGTCAACAGTTTGTTGCAACGTAAAATAGCAGAACTAGAAGAGGAACAGTCGCAAGGGTCCACTGCTAACAGTGACTGGCTGAAAAATCTGATCTCACCTGAGCTGGGGGTCGTTTTTCTTAATGTCCCGGAAAATATGACAAACTTGCAGCCTAATTTTAGGGTCAGAAGGAATACTGAGGAAACCTTTCTTACTCTCCAGTACTTAAATAAATTGTCTATAAAGCCAGAACCCCTGTACAGGACTGTAGGAAATGTTATTGATCCAGTAATACTTTTTCAGAAAATGGGTGTGGGAAGATTAGAAATGTACATTTTAAATCCAGTGAAAGGAAGCAAGGAGCTACAATTTTTCATGCAACATTGGTCCAGCAACAACAAGGCTAAAACTGGACTAGTGTTACCAAATGGCAAAGAGGCAGAAATTTCATTTCCATATTTGACTTCAATATCCTCACTGATTGTATGGCATCCGGCTAATCCAACTGAGAAAATAGTCCGTGCCCTGTTCCCAGGAAATGCTCCACAGTACAATATTCTGGATGGATTAGAAAAGCTCAAAGATTTAGATTTCCTTAAACACCCAGTGGTAACTCAAAAAGAGCTGTCCATTGGCTTGGCTGTCCCAAATGTTAAACAAACCAAGATGAAACAACGGAGTGATAGCAAGGAGAGTCTCAAATCTAATTCTAAGCCACCCGCTGCAAAAGGAGTTAAGAAGGAAGAAACACCAGAAGTGGCAAAACCTACTGCAGTTAGTCAACAGGAGGCTGTTAAAGAAAAACTGCAAAAGGTAGAGAAAAAGGAAAAACCTCCAGTTAAGAAGGAAAAGACCAGAACAGAGTCACAATCAAAGGCCGAAGAAAAGGAAACAAAAGCAAAAGAGGACACAGCTAAACAGGAACTTGAAGAAAAAACAGTGAGAGATGACAAGCTAAAAGCTGAGAACAAACCCAAACCTGTCAGGGAAAAAATTGTGAAGAAAGAGGTTAAAGCAAAGAAACCAGAAGACAAGAAGAAAGAGGAAAAGGAAGTGAAGAAAGAGAGCGTGAAGTCAGAGGCAAAGGAAGATAAAGCAGTTACTAAAAAAGAAAAGGTTattaaaaaagaagagaaacctaagaaggaagaaataaagaaagaagaaataaagAAAGAAGCAAAGAAAGATATTAAAAAAGAAGTGAAGAAAAAAGAAACCCCAGTGAAAGAggtaaaaaaagaagaaaagaaagagGTGAAAAGAAACGACAAAGATGTCAAGAAAGACCTGAAAAAACCTGCTAAGGAAACTAAAAAACCCATCCCTGCAACCGAGACCAAAAAAGTACCAACAAAACCCAAAGTGGAAAGGAAAACTGAACCAATAAAGAAGGAAGACTCTACGCCAAGTAAGCCAAAGGAGAAAGGAAAGCCAAAACCAAGCAAGAAAGAGACCAAAATGGAAACTGTTGCTGTGGCaggggcagcagcagcagcagcagcagcagtgactgCGGTGACTGCAAGTGAACTTGAGATTGAACGATCACGAATGTCTTCACCAGAAGATTTAACAAAAGACTTTGAAGAACttaatgaagaagagaaaagagaaatgcaaGGACCCGTAGCCCCATCAGAAAATGCAATAAATAATGAAGTGCAAGAAGCCACACTTGTGAAAAAGACAGGGTTTATAATTCATGGAGACTCTTTGGAGACAGATGAATCTCCTGATGAGGGAATAACAACGACTGAAGTCGAAGGTGAATTTGAGCAGTCTCCTCAAGAGTACATTGAAACTCGAAATAAGGTTACATTAGAAAAATTTGAGGATGAAGGTGCTGCTTTTGAAGAATCTTCTGAACCTGGAGACTATGAGGAAAAGGCTGAGACAGAAGATGTTGAAGAGCTAACAGAAGATATAGTAGAAAAGATGCTTCCAGGCAAAACAGAACATACCTTGACTGGCACAAAGGTTGAGACCGACGACATTGAAGCAGAAGAATTAATTGAAACTGAAGAACCAGTTGAAGATGACGAGATAGAAAAAGAAGAGACAGAAGAGTCTGAAGCTGGGGATGATCACAGGGAACGAGAAGGCTTTccagaaaaggctgaagaagagGCAGAAGAGGAAGAAAAGAGAGTTGATCTTAGCAAAGAAGCTAAAATTTATGCACAGAAAGATTTAAGTATGGCTGAAACCACTGAGATACGTAAAATAAAAGCTCCATCCCCTGATGCAGCTTTGGATAAAATCTCTGCACTCCATTCTTCAATTATTGATCAAACGATGCTGATTCGTAATGAAACAATGCCAACTGATTTTGAAAGTGAAATAACCGTTTCTGATGAAGAAACCCATGAAGAGCCACCGGAAGAATTTACAGCTACATCAGGTTTTACTCAATCTACAATTGAAATTTCAAGTGAACCTACCCCAATggatgatatgtccacaccgagaGACATTATGAGTGATGAGACCAATAATGAGGAAACTGAGTCACCTACTCAGGAGTTTGAAAGCATGACAAAGCTTGAAACTGCTGTCTTTTGTCAGGGTCATGAGGGAGCTAAGCTTTCTCCAGTTCCTGACACTTACAATGGACTCTCAATAGAAACTTCAAAAACAGAAGTGACACAAGGTGATGATTATCCAGCATCAGCCTCAACAATATCTCCTTCATCATCTCTGGAAGAAGACAAGTGCTTTAAATGTCCATCACCAGGCATCTATATTCCTAAGTCTGATGAATTTGAAAAACAGAAAGTTTTAGAGAATGAAAAGCAAGCAAATCAGATAAAAGATCTTGAAGCCAAATTAAGCCCCGCACGAAGTCCAGTTGGTTCTTCACCACAGTCTAGATCACCTTTGAGTGATCAGAATGTCAACTTTGATTTGACTCCATCAGATATCAAGGCATCCACAGATCTTACAACCTCTGACCACGAAACTCCAGATGATCATTGTGCTAGTCCTGAAGAAAAAACACTAGAGATGGCATCTCCCACACAATCTGGTTCCCCTAGTGCTGGCCACACTCCGTTTTATCAGTCTCCTATAgatgagaaagatagtaaagtcGCAACTGAATTAACAGGAAAATTGCCAGCCCCAATTATTATTGAGACTGATGACATGAAAGCTGATGAGACCAGTCCAAGATATAGCCCCATGGATGAACCAGTACCTGATTCAGAATCACCTGTAGAAAAGGTTCTATCTCCATTACGAAGCCCACCAATGTTGGGTTCCAGTTCACCTGTTGATAGTTCTCCTAATGATGGAGAAGAATTCCCAGTACAGTTTCTTGAAGGTGCAATGGAACTCTCAAGTGATAAGCTTAAACTTCTTTCTTCACCCCATCTTTATCCATTTAATGACTTTTCATCCAGCTCAGTTGCACCTGAAAAGCAACGTGCAGCAGATTTCGAATTGTTGACTCCCAAAGATAGTTTCAGCCAAGAATGCAAAGCGGAAGAAAATGCTACTGCAACCTTCCCATCACTCGGTCCCTTTGAAACTCAGAAAACTGCAGCTGAACTGTCCCCAACTCTGGTGGATCTCAGCCAAATCGGTTCTGTTAAAGAAGACAGCAAAATGTCGATTTCTGAAGGAACCACATCAGACAAATCAGCTACTCCTGTCGATGAGGTGGTAGCAGAAGACACTTACTCCCATATTGAAGGTGTGGCTTCAGCTTCAACAGCATCTCTTGCCACAAGTTCCTTTCCAGAACCTACAGCAGATGATGTGTCTCCCTCATTGCATGCAGAGGTCGGATCCCCTCATTCAACTGAAGTTGATGAATCCCTCTCAGTGTCTGTTGTCCAAACGCCTACAACTTTCCAAGAAGCTGAAGTTTCACCTTCTAAAGAAGATTGCCCAAGGCCCATGTCGATTTCCCCTCCAGAGGTGTCTCCAAAGACTGCAAAATCCAGAACTCCTGTACAGGAAGTGAGATCACCCGAGCATTCAACAATGTCGGTAGAGTTTAGTCAGGAGTCACCGGAACAGTCTTTGGCTTTGGACTTCAGTAGACAATCTCCTGAGCAGCCTGCTTTTAATACCAGCTTCCAGCACATATCGGAAAATGGACCCACTGAAGTAGATTACAGTCCATCAGATGTGCATGAGCCTGGATTTCTCCAGCATGCTCATCCAACACTTGACAGATCATTCTATGGCCAAGAACTGGATCATTTGCAATTCGGTTCCACCCCACCAACAGAGGCTTCACCATCATCCTCATCTGCTCGTACACCACAAACCAGTTCTCCATTACAAGAGGAATATGGTGTTTGTACTTCAGCCCTATCTGGAAAACCAGTTAATATTGAAGTGCCAATGGTTTCAGAAAGGGTATCATCTGCCCAATCACCACAGGGAACTTCTCCACTGCAAGATCAGGAGGAGCTGCAAATGTTTGACCTTTCACAGCCTCTTGCACTTGCAAAAGAAGTATCTCATCTGCACATGTCTGATTCATCAGGCCCAGGCCCACTGCAGGAGAAGAGTCCAGTAGGATCATCAATGATATCTCCTTCTGAGCAGGTATCTGCTGTTTATGCATCACATTCCTTACCAGAGCCTGCCCTCTGTCAAAGCAAAATTCCAATAATGCAGTCAGACATGGGAGAAATTGAGACATTCAGCAGCAAGCAAGAAAAAGCCAAAGATGGATATGAGCTTGAAGATGACCATTTTGCATCCAGATCAGTGCACCCAGCAGAGGTTCAACCTGCTGTTGAAACATGCTTTAAGACTCCGACTTCATTCCGGCTCAACATGGCTGACCTTTCCCCTTCTTTCATCAATCCAAGCccattagaattctttgagcaaGATGACATCGCTGAAGATCTTGAGAGACCACTTACGCAAAGCGGAGGAGGCCAGCCTCCATCTGGTGGAAAGCAGCAGGTACGGCAATGTGATGATACCCCGGGAACATCGGTCAGCGAGTCTGCTCCATCCCAGACTGATTCCGACTTTCCACCTGGAACAGAGGAATGCCCTTCGATCACTGCGGATGCTGCCTTAGACTCTGAAGATGAGTCTGAAACTCTCCCGACAGACAGAACACTTGTACACAGACAAATAGACCCCCCACCTGTTCCACTGATGGATCCTAGTCCACCTCCACCACACCCAGACGTTTGCATGGTTGATCCCGAAGCATTGCCTACTGATCAGAGCTTGGCAAAGGCAGATAAGCCATTGAAGAAAGAGGTTAAAGAGAGAACAAAGACCAAAAAACAGGCCACAAAGACCAAGTCTTCCTCTCCTTCCAGAAAAGCTGACAGCAAACCAAAGCATTCCAGTGCTCCTTCCAGAACAAACCCGTTAGTATCTGCTAAGGAATCGGCTGATAAAGCAGCAAAAACAGCTTCCCCTAAGAAGAAGGATTCAGTGGAGAAAGGAGCCAAGCccaacactaatccagaaacaaAGAACACCCGAGGTGATGACAAAGAAGCAAAAAATGCCACAAACACCACAAATTTAAAATCTGCACATACAACTAAAAATCCAG CTTCCAGCAGCAGTAAGGCAGCAGGCATGCTATCAGTGCCTCCAGGACCTCCTGTGTACCTTGACCTGGTATACATTCCAAATCACTGCAGTGCCAAGACTGTGGATGCAGAGTTTTTCAAACGAGTGAGATCTTCCTACTATGTAGTGAGTGGAAATGACCATGCAGTGGATGAACCAAGCAGGGCTGTACTGGATGCTCTCCTGGAGGGCAAGTCTCAGTGGGGTAGTAATATGCAG GTTACTTTAATCCCAACCCATGACTCAGAAGTCATGAGGGAATGGTACCAGCAAACGCATGAGAAGCAACAGGACCTGAACATCATGGTACTAGCAAGTAGCAGCACTGTCGTCATGCAAGATGAATCGTTCCCTGCGTGCAAGATCGAATTGTAA